From Vidua macroura isolate BioBank_ID:100142 chromosome 5, ASM2450914v1, whole genome shotgun sequence, the proteins below share one genomic window:
- the LOC128808127 gene encoding smoothened homolog: MWPGRGGRRWALALALALALGGRCPAAHNASAGPPRCRRPAPCERLRFGACLGSALPYAATSTLLATDSASQEEAHGKLLLWSGLRNAPRCWDVIQPLLCAVYMPKCEDGQVELPSQTLCQATRAPCTIVERERGWPDFLKCTTDRFPEGCPNEVQNIKFNSSGQCEAPLVRTDNPKSWYEDVEGCGIQCQNPLFTEKEHREMHVYIAAFSSVTIFCTFFTLATFVADWRNSNRYPAVILFYVNACFFVGSIGWLAQFMDGARDEIVCRADGTMRLGEPTSNETLSCVIIFVIVYYSLMSGVIWFVMLTYAWHTSFKALGTTYQPLLGKTSYFHLITWSIPFVLTVAILAVAQVDGDSVSGICFVGYKNYRYRAGFVLAPIGLVLIVGGYFLIRGVMTLFSIKSNHPGLLSEKAASKINETMLRLGIFGFLAFGFVFITFGCHFYDFFNQAEWERSFREYVLCEANVTIATQTNKPIPDCEIKNRPSLLVEKINLFAMFGTGVSMSTWVWTKATLLIWKRTWCRLTGQSDDQPKRIKKSKMIAKAFSKRKELLRDPGQELSFSMHTVSHDGPVAGLAFNINEPSADVSSAWAQHVTKMVARRGAILPQDISVTPVATPVPPEERANLWVVEADVSPELQKRSGRKKKRRKKKKEVTPDPERCPGRSTAPSTVPRLPRLPPQPCLVAFAPDVLPDATFPGGPWDGRGRRADVLHVISNPFCPESGAADPESPGAGRWHHNGGPLWPPQPGPLPRPGASRTQGCRAGLAPIHSRTNLVDAELLEPDSDF; this comes from the exons ATGTGGCCGGGCCGCGGCGGGAGGCGCTGGGCGCTGGCGCTGGCCCTGGCGCTGGCCCTGGGCGGCCGCTGCCCCGCCGCCCACAACGCCTCGGCCGGGcccccgcgctgccgccgccccgcgccctgCGAGCGGCTCCGCTTCGGCGCCTGCCTGGGCTCCGCGCTGCCCTACGCCGCCACCTCCACGCTGCTGGCCACCGACTCCGCCTCGCAGGAGGAGGCGCAcgggaagctgctgctctggtccG GCCTGCGCAACGCCCCGCGCTGCTGGGATGTcatccagcccctgctctgcgCCGTCTACATGCCCAAGTGTGAGGATGGGCAGGTGGAGCTGCCCAGCCAGACCCTGTGCCAGGCCACCCGGGCACCCTGCACCATCGTGGAGCGCGAGCGCGGCTGGCCCGACTTCCTCAAGTGCACCACCGACCGCTTCCCCGAGGGCTGCCCG AACGAGGTGCAGAACATCAAGTTCAACAGCTCGGGGCAGTGCGAGGCGCCGCTGGTGAGGACGGACAACCCCAAGAGCTGGTACGAGGACGTGGAGGGCTGCGGCATCCAGTGCCAGAACCCGCTGTTCACCGAGAAGGAGCACCGCGAGATGCACGTCTACATCGCCGCCTTCAGCTCCGTCACCATCTTCTGCACCTTCTTCACCCTG GCCACGTTTGTCGCTGACTGGAGGAACTCCAACCGCTACCCCGCCGTCATCCTGTTCTACGTCAACGCCTGCTTCTTCGTGGGCAGCATTGGCTGGCTGGCACAGTTCATGGACGGCGCCCGCGACGAGATCGTGTGCCGGGCCGACGGCACCATGCGGCTGGGCGAGCCCAC CTCCAACGAGACGCTGTCCTGCGTCATCATCTTCGTCATCGTGTACTACTCGCTGATGTCGGGCGTCATCTGGTTTGTCATGCTCACCTACGCCTGGCACACGTCCTTCAAGGCCCTGGGCACCACCTACCAGCCGCTGCTGGGCAAGACCTCCTACTTCCACCTCATCACCTGGTCCATCCCCTTCGTGCTCACCGTGGCCATCCTGGCCGTGGCGCAG GTGGACGGTGACTCCGTCAGTGGCATCTGCTTCGTGGGCTACAAGAACTACCGCTACCGAGCCGGCTTCGTGCTGGCCCCCATCGGGCTCGTGCTCATCGTGGGGGGCTATTTCCTCATCCGGG GGGTCATGACGCTCTTCTCCATCAAGAGCAACCACCCCGGGCTGCTGAGCGAGAAGGCGGCCAGCAAGATCAACGAGACCATGCTGCGCCTGG GCATTTTTGGCTTCTTGGCCTTCGGCTTCGTCTTCATCACCTTTGGCTGCCACTTCTATGACTTCTTCAACCAGGCCGAGTGGGAGCGCAGCTTCCGGGAATACGTCCT GTGTGAGGCCAACGTGACCATCGCCACGCAGACCAACAAGCCCATCCCGGACTGCGAGATCAAGAACCGGCCGAGCCTCCTGGTGGAGAAGATCAACCTCTTCGCCATGTTCGGCACCGGCGTCTCCATGAGCACCTGGGTCTGGACCAAGGCCACCCTGCTCATCTGGAAGCGCACCTGGTGCAG GCTGACGGGGCAGAGCGACGACCAGCCCAAGAGGATCAAGAAGAGCAAGATGATCGCCAAGGCCTTCTCCAAGCGCAAGGAGCTGCTGCGCGACCCGGGCCAGGAGCTGTCCTTCAGCATGCACACCGTGTCCCACGACGGCCCCGTGG CCGGCTTGGCGTTCAACATCAACGAGCCGTCGGCCGACGTGTCCTCGGCCTGGGCCCAGCACGTCACCAAGATGGTGGCCAGGAGAGGGGCCATCCTGCCCCAGGACATCTCCGTGACACCCGTGGCGACGCCTG tgccaccagaggAGAGGGCCAACCTGTGGGTGGTGGAGGCCGACGTGTCCCCGGAGCTGCAGAAGCGCAGCGGCCGCAAGAAGAAGcggaggaagaagaagaaggaggtgACCCCAGACCCCGAGCGCTGCCCGGGGCGCTCCACCGCCCCCAGCACCGTCCCTCGCCTGCCCCGcctgcccccccagccctgcctggtggCTTTTGCCCCCGATGTCCTGCCCGATGCCACCTTCCCCGGGGGCCCGTGGGACGGGCGCGGCCGCAGGGCCGACGTCCTGCACGTGATCAGCAACCCCTTCTGCCCCGAGAGCGGCGCCGCCGACCCCGAGAGCCCCGGCGCCGGGCGCTGGCACCACAACGGGGGCCCCCTGTGgcccccccagcccggccccctGCCCCGCCCCGGGGCCAGCAGGACTCAGGGCtgccgggcagggctggccccCATCCACTCTCGGACCAACCTGGTGGACgcggagctgctggagcccgATTCGGACTTCTGA
- the LOC128808155 gene encoding tetraspanin-33-like, which translates to MARRAAVAAGPLGDDFSFVSPVAKYVLFFFNLLFWVISMVMVAVGVYARLLKHAEAAMACLAVDPAILLVTVGVLTFLITFCGCVGSLRENICLLQTFSVCLTVIFLLQLAAGVLGFVFSDEARGKVSEIINGAIVHYRDDLDLQNLIDFGQKEFSCCGGVSYKDWSQNMYFNCTASNPSRERCSVPFSCCLHDAEQAVINTMCGHGMQARGYLEASAFIHTNGCIDKLVNWTHSNLFLLGGITLGLALPQLVGIVLARLLINQIRDQIKLQLYNQQHRADPWS; encoded by the exons ATGGCGAGGCGAGCGGCGGTCGCCGCCGGGCCACTCGGGGACGATTTCTCCTTCGTGAGCCCGGTGGCCAAGTACGTGCTCTTCTTCTTCAACCTGCTCTTCTGG GTGATCTCCATGGTGATGGTGGCCGTGGGGGTGTACGCCCGGCTGCTGAAGCACGCAG AGGCGGCCATGGCGTGCCTGGCGGTGGACCCTGCCATCCTCCTCGTCACAGTGGGCGtcctcaccttcctcatcaCCTTCTGCGGCTGCGTCGGCTCCCTGCGGGAGAACATCTGCCTGCTGCAGACG TTCTCCGTCTGCCTGACCGTcatcttcctcctgcagctggcgGCCGGCGTGCTGGGCTTCGTGTTCTCTGATGAG GCCCGCGGGAAGGTCAGCGAGATCATCAACGGGGCCATCGTGCATTACCGGGATGACCTGGACCTGCAGAACCTCATCGATTTCGGGCAGAAGGAG TTCAGCTGCTGCGGGGGTGTCTCCTACAAGGACTGGTCCCAGAACATGTACTTCAACTGCACGGCCTCCAACCCCAGCCGCGAGCGCTGCTCCgtgcccttctcctgctgcctgcacgACGCCGAGCAG gCCGTCATCAACACCATGTGTGGCCACGGGATGCAGGCCAGGGGCTACCTGGAGGCCAGCGCCTTTATCCACACCAATGGCTGCATCGACAAGCTGGTCAACTGGACCCACAGCAACCTCTTCCTGCTGGGGGGCATCACCctggggctggccctgccccag ctGGTGGGCATCGTCCTGGCGCGGCTCCTCATCAACCAGATCCGCGACCAGATCAAGCTGCAGCTCTACAACCAGCAGCACCGGGCAGACCCCTGGTCCTGA